Proteins encoded by one window of Deinococcota bacterium:
- a CDS encoding ABC transporter permease — translation MSSEQAGPRAARAPRGRSWRRFARNPAALLGLGLTLSFLLAALLANQLAPANPFRSVGAPLQPPSSEFWLGTDDLGRDIFSGVVHGARTSLLVGFTVAGASLLIGVLVGGLAGFFGGWIDDMLMRFTELVLVMPRFFLALVVVALFGASLRNLILVLALTSWEFTARLTRAGVLSTRALDYVMAARAVGRSEWSNLLKHVLPNVMAPVIAYVSLLMGSAILIEAGLSFIGLGDPNVISWGYMLNNAQAFMRRAPWMSVFPGLAIALTVLGINLLGDGLNAYWNPRARSGLGRGRL, via the coding sequence ATGAGTAGCGAGCAAGCCGGCCCACGCGCCGCTCGAGCGCCCCGCGGTCGCTCCTGGCGCAGATTCGCCCGGAATCCGGCGGCGCTGCTGGGCCTTGGCCTGACGCTCTCCTTTCTGCTGGCGGCGCTGCTGGCGAATCAACTCGCCCCCGCCAACCCTTTCAGATCGGTCGGCGCGCCCCTCCAGCCGCCCTCGAGCGAGTTCTGGCTGGGCACCGACGACCTGGGGCGGGACATCTTCAGCGGCGTGGTCCACGGGGCGCGGACCTCGCTCTTGGTCGGCTTCACCGTGGCCGGTGCCTCGCTCCTCATCGGGGTGCTCGTGGGCGGGCTGGCCGGGTTTTTCGGCGGCTGGATAGATGACATGCTCATGCGCTTCACGGAGCTGGTGCTGGTGATGCCCCGTTTCTTTCTGGCGCTCGTGGTGGTGGCGCTCTTCGGGGCCAGCCTGAGAAACCTCATCTTGGTGCTGGCGCTGACGAGTTGGGAGTTTACCGCCAGGCTGACTCGAGCCGGGGTCTTGAGCACCCGAGCGCTCGATTACGTCATGGCCGCCCGCGCCGTCGGCCGGTCGGAATGGTCCAACCTCCTTAAGCACGTGCTGCCCAACGTCATGGCGCCCGTCATCGCCTATGTCTCCCTCCTCATGGGCAGCGCCATCTTGATCGAGGCAGGTTTGAGCTTTATCGGCTTGGGCGATCCGAATGTGATCAGCTGGGGCTACATGCTCAACAACGCTCAGGCGTTTATGCGCCGCGCCCCGTGGATGTCGGTCTTTCCAGGTCTGGCTATCGCCCTGACCGTCTTAGGCATCAATCTGCTGGGCGACGGTCTCAACGCCTACTGGAATCCGCGGGCACGCAGCGG